A stretch of DNA from Apis cerana isolate GH-2021 linkage group LG8, AcerK_1.0, whole genome shotgun sequence:
TACTAACTAGTCTTTGAGATTCCTCTGCATCAGATGAACCATCCACTTGTTGATTAACATTTGAAACTTGACCTCCAGTTTCATCTAAATCATCTTCTCCTAAaagttcaatatattaaaaagatattttatttttataaaaaataaaatataattattaataatcaaaaaataatatttcatgcaagtacattatttataatattttataatatttttaaatgtaattttcaatgtaatttttaatgtaacttAATGTATAATTGATAAGCTAAATTTTAACTGGCTATCTCTgacttatataaaatcaatatctgtttcattataatataggCTTAAGAATAgtcaatgtatatatatgtatgtatatatatatatatatatatatatatatatattttcaataaaattaattatataaatcaatattttatagtttgccaataatattattatttattatatattaaaaatatattattttctaaaaaaaattcagtatcttatataatttataattatatgtatataaatatttcacgtcAAAccgttggaaaaattttgtatcatagtatttcgataatataaaaaagataaatattttgttattcgttttttttaaaattttataaatttaatatatacatattataaatttaaatttttttttagttaataaaaaaatttcgaaagaaaatatttattaattgctaaaattttaacataaaatgctttaaaaaatataagataggGCAACAATTCAAACAAATGTTATTGGACGAAATGTTGCGACTTGTGAAATGATGACGGACTGATAATTGCCAAATCGAtagtaatgttttataataaactgattttttttatttcttcagtGCAATCagaatgataaaatcaatacaaatataatatttctataagaaaataaatatgcgcacaaatataagtattatttgaaaatgaacaTGAAGCTTAAgctaacaattaaaatatataaattattttagattaatccACATTCGATGAATGCTTTGTCGTGCGTCCGCCATTTTCTTCGAAAGGGCTCACTACATTAAATGTATgtgtctatattttatattcataatagttttagttttaaattcatttttgatcatatagaaaaaattgaaaatgaagctATAGTCATGATTTATgttccaaatttttaataaatccagTGAATCATAAGTTTTCCAAAAACTCGCACCGGTTGCTTATATATTGCGATTaataatgtgtatataatGATACATACACAGACATACCAGATGGTCAGAAAACTAATgcatattgcaaaattatttaaaaattctactagaaattataatcgatatatatatattttttttaaatttctttacaaagaaataaaattttaaacaaaaattatcaaaattgaaatatacacaataaataaagttactttattGTTTTCGCGATTGAAGCAGATCATAGTGCATCTTTACGCGATAAAACAACGCAagtcttttaatattttgaattgaaaacaaggaaaatcaaattcaaatacgataaaacagggttaattttatgaagtaaaatttactgagagattattaaatatgaattatataaaaagtatattgaaaataaaacaaaatatctaatattaaataaaaattcaattgttgaaattaatatattaagtcGTAGTGTCATAATCtagaatgtatataattattgtaaaagtcTCAATAAAATTGTACTTGTAGAAATTTTGTATTGAAAACTTTGCAgctacaaaaataaaagaaattcaaaaagccATGTGATTTCTATATAACTATTGAATGTAAACAATAACCTATActtgattattttgttttggaTTTACATAATGATTAAATGCATTGCAATTGCAaaagaatcattaaatttctaaatagtaTTGTTAAGCGATCATAGAATTATTTGACAATTCAAagattaattccttttttcttgagaaaagaaacaaattttagcGAAtaggaaatttgattttttctgtGACGATTAACCTGCCattgaatcaaataaaaacatacaagaaattataatgaaatatagaataataaaatagcgtGTGGAAAACCATAGAAGGATCAATTGACATGGCAGCCATCGTACGAAAAGCGCGCGTCCTGCGTGTTCGAGGATATAACTTTCCGGTAGTATTCATGATCGAGAGTATCCCTTTTTGCACTTACCCGCGTAGCTCTCATCTATCTCCTCATCAGATGCCATTCTCTACTATTGCAACAAACTATACACTCGAAAAACACTGAGCTGAATTTAATCACTCACTAATCAAGATGTTCACTGTAGAAAAACAGTACGGAAATGCGACATTAAATGTTTGTACCTCAACGCTCTCCGCGTTTTAGTTTCGGCGTGCCGTCACTTCGTCTTGTACGTGCACCGATGTGCACCTACTGCTGTATGCTTCTTCTTTCACGCGATTCGTCAGTTCTCCTCATTCCTCCCCACTCATACTGATTTTCTCTCCCCTCGCTTTCCCCTCTTCGTTGTGAGAGTTCGTTTCttcccctctttctttttcctcgtttcTCGTTCGCCCCGTTACAGCGTGCTGTAGCtgtatacgaatatatacgaATGATCTTCAGAATCTaccgtatttattttttatatattctttttcttcctatcctttctttctttttttttatcttttattgtcTGTTTCTAtccttttatgattttttagaataaattttttaatttttgaaaaaagattgtcaataataatatatttccatatacatatatgtaatcgTTATAACCGGTCTCTTTTGtttcctattttttattcttatttttattttttttatacgttattttaagatatttttatttaatgcttttgaatttgatgaattcaaaatatatcgatttatattataaaaaaaattacatttcaaaaactgtatattacattaataattattattaaataatatatcatcaatttttgatgattaGTTTTGTATAAGAATTCCACCATATTAgttcgatataaattatagcaaattttaatagtatGCGTGTACGGATTTACGGGTATGATTAATAGTCAAGTAgtacgcacacacacacgcacgcacgcacgtacacgcacacacacatacacacacacacatacacatacacaaaATGCACTCGTATATCGACCTTTTTAACGGAGACAAGATAACTGAACGCaatttacgtattatattatttttttatttcggcatgttcatttttaatttgaaaaatatatcgtaatttccaaatattattttatataattaaactacTTGTTAGTATTAATatgctatataataaatcaattataaattaaaatttaaattaaaaaattggttattatttttcatcttaatagatttcgaaatatgtttgtatccatatatatacctataattttcataaagaattcttttatttttgatataaaaaaaaatttaatttttttttttgctttcatatatatatcaaataaaacaatataaatttaaattcatcataataaaaatatatatttgatttatatttatattttgaataaaattaaaatattttaataatattatttaataaaatataataaattggaaattaacatagaaaattatataggaaaagaatattatatttcatgaattagaaatagtacctatatcattaaaatatcaataaatataaatttctaaattcttttcaataaaaaaattatttttaattttaaacaatactttgtttcataataacaataaaattattgaaaaattattaaaaaatttagttttaaaattaatcaatttttcaagtattaACAAATTACAGTTTTTAAATCACATTACAGGAATTCTTTATACAATAACATATCACTATATTTGTTTACACCTCTTTATTCATAAATGCCAGAAATATGAATCATGTGCACAGAGAACACATTATATGTTCTGTACAAATATGTATCGTCGTATAacgtgaatgaaaattttatttatatgtttcataCGTAACAATCTATTTACAGATATTGTAATACATACAGCctttgtatataaatgaaaaagttagAAGAAAgtacttttaatattcttacataaaatagattcgtttttctttttaaaattcattacatattcttcattatattaatgttaaaaaacatatatcgtgtaagaaattatgatttacaaaaaaatatagttttcagGAATGGATAGAAgcaatataatactatatggAATGAATTgggatttttgaattttaacaataattaacaattaccaATTGATTTAAAGCTATTgtacatatttgaaatatttagaattaagtatttaaaatttttaaaattctttttttaaataaatcaaatatgattgaattttttattttatacaatttaattaatcataaacaaaattttgtactacattgatttttatatattaatgaaatttaatttttcgtcaaaaatattttaatttgcaatatatatatatgataaatctcTATGCATAACTAGACATACATCTGCTCAtgatgaataaagaaatagagaaaaaatttttgtcttgTCTAATAGAATACAATTAGTCGCAAAATTATTGATGAATATCAtctatgcaattattatacaaatcgaAATGGATTTGCAaagataaaaagttatatgcAATGCTATTGtgtaatcatatattaagatgaaatatttagagTGCTCAACCATAATCAACGCTTAGAGCACTAagcccttttttctttatagctTCTGCTACAGCTCTTTCTAAAAAGTTTTCCTGTTGatcattttcatctattttatCCAAATCCCAatcaaatctattatattcttctgCATTTTTTGAATCATTCAATCTCAATGAATTTGTAGATGTAGTAGCTACTGAATTCTCAAAATTTCCACTATCTGATTTATGATTGGCTGGATAAAAACAATGCAGATCTGTATATTCATTATTGGTCCAATATCCTGGAGCTTTGTCACTGTAAAAAGCATTGGATTGAGAAACAAGTTCTGCAGATTGAACTAAACCATGATTACGAATTGCCATCATGACTGCTGTATCTTCCATATCATTTCCtctgaataattgaaatctgGATTCCTCTAAAGAATAAGAAGATGATGTTCCCATGATGTAATTTTCTAATACTTTGTTAATAGTATTATCTACATATCCCTTGGCAACTTGACAAGCTTgccatctttttaatttttcccttGCTTGTTTCTCTACATCATCATATTCAACATTTTCTGCTTCTTGTAtttgttccattttttttccatttgaaCTTTTTTCCTACAAAATAATTGCTCAAATAgaatatacattttgaaatattattattgtttaatattttttctttagaataaaatataaaattggaatttaaataatttataatatatatttggtaATTACCATATCCCAAATCGTTTCGGTAGCTTTGAGTCGTGTACATTGCCGTTTTGGTGGAGCTGGCCTTTCATGATCATCAGTATCTGATTCTTCGATGTCGGTCGccattttctctattttatacAGGTCTGTATTTTGCTCTtcctttaaacaatttaaataaagctaaataaatctgataataattattaaacaattttgagGAAAAGACTTTGGTCTACATTACAAAAATTCACATCACTTCCATCAACTTTCTTTGCcatctttctttcgaaataatgataaatttttatcttgcaTTCTATTGACTTTATATCATTTCGATTATGTATACTCTTAATGATGCAAATAGACCgcaacataaaaattgaataataattataaataaatatcaaaattcaatgaaacaaatattacaCACAATCAAGTGACAAAAATCGTTTTGACAGCTTCAAAATGGCTACTTTAccattaaattctatataatatatcaaattgaatttcgaagaacttttatacattattaaaacagaactgagatttttcaaaatattatttaaaaaatcatatatgaaCTAAgcatatcgaaaatttatttaatgtcaaCTAAATAATCTGGATCATCTTTTGACTGcagtattatattctaaaatggCATAAACATGTGTTTGCAgtgttcaaagaaattttgacgTCTGGTTCTGTCAAGaatatcgttttataaatcattcaaaataaattctttttaacatttttgttaCAATACGTTAATTGGCATGGCAATCTGTGGAGAATACATTCGTAGTCAATTTCCCACAATAGATGATGATTTGTATCAATATGTGGaaggtatattttaaataacctaacattagaaaatatttgttatttaataataatttataaatgatatatatttttttaaataatatttgcatttatgaAGGTATCTTAGATAGTTCTAAAGATGATTTCGAGGATGGAGATGAAGTTTATGAAGCAATAGGAGAAGTATTACACGAGGTTGcagaaaaaacagaaaatgagGTTAGGTCTGTAAACGTGTTCaaatttctccattttttatatcatcatataacattatcatatattcttataataacattaaatttttcatttattgataaattattgataaattttttaacttggaataatataatttcttataatatattcattttttaaataattttaaatatgattattaatatattaattataattttttatatgtttctaatttctttatttttagacAAATATGTGTAAAGTTATTGGAAATGTTAAAAGGTAATTCAAATGATGAAAATgttgaaaggagaaaaaatggAGTGAACAAAGTACTAAATGCTCCAGTACACTTGGGAACTATGGCTGCTACTTTAGAAGCTCAAGTAGAACAAATAAAGAGTATATGGGTTACTACTAGAGATGATGGCATGGTAAAAATTTATGcttgaagataatttttaataaattaagatatatatacatataggatggaatatatttatttttagaatcaatTCTAGAGAAAcccaatatttgatatataaaaatttttaattaagattattaagttaaattattaagttcaTTAAGCAATTGAATTTGTGTTATGTGATatgaagaaagaatgaaactATTTTGTTACATTGTTATCGCATTACATTGttctgtttctttcttttatttaatataaatttataacttaaaaaaatataataaattgtttataatttaataaataatctttaattgatttttttctatacttttgtatttgttttaactAAAATCTACTCTCTAAAATCAActctttatagaatttttcatgaatatatattaattgtatatattttaattaaaaaatattctttacagAAAGTAGAtgctaaaaaattagaaaaggcAGAAGCAAAATTACaacaaaaacaagaaaaaagaagtaataatgaattaagtGGACGAATTAATATCACAAGTCAAGGTATAGAATCTGCTAGTGCGAGTCAAATGACAAGTAAAAAGGATAGTAGAATGGAAACAAAAGGCAATGTAAATAAGATTCAGGATATTAggatagaaaattttgatatagcGTATGGAGATAGAATACTATTACAAGGAGCTGATTTAACACTTGCATTTGGTAGACGTTATGGCCTTATTGGTAGAAATGGACTGGGTAAAACTACTTTATTAAGAATGATATCTaggtaataaaattgttccataataacattttaattattaaatatcttgtttAATTGTTTGTACCATTTTATTCTAATCATTTCAGTAAACAATTAAGAATACCATCTCATATAAGAGTTTTACATGTAGAACAAGAAGTCGCTGGAGACAATACTTCTGCACTTGAATCTGTATTAGAATGTGATCAAGAAAGAAGTATGTTGCTTAGTAAAGAAGCAGAATTACAAGCAATGATAGAAAAAGATGCTAGTAAAACTGGGGATGCATTAGGCGAAGAATTAGCTAAAATATATGAAGCAATGCAATTAGTAGAAGTAGACAAAGCACCTGCTAGAGCTAGTGCTATTTTATCAGGACTTGGATTTTCTGTTGAAAGACAATCATGGCCAACTAAAGCCTTCTCTGGTGGCTGGAGAATGAGATTAGCTCTTGCAAGAGCACTATTTTCTAGACCAGATCTTTTGTTACTTGATGAGCCTACAAATATGCTTGATATTAAAGCTATTTTATGGttagagaaatatttacaatcatGGCCAACTACTTTACTTGTTGTTTCTCATGacagaaattttttagatacggtataaatttctatattttttgaaattattattctaaaacttacatgtttgaaaattaaatatttaatgataggTTCCcactgatatattatatttacgtgGACAAAAAATTGAAGCATATCGAGGTAATTatgaacaattttcaaaaactaaaGGAGAACGTGAAAGAAATCAACAGAGAGAATATGAAGCTCAACAAGCTAAAAGAGCACATGTACAGGAATTCATTGATCGATTCCGATACAATGCCAATCGTGCTTCTAGTGTACAAAGTAAAATCAAGAtgttagaaaaattgtaagtttaataagtttaaataaatttaaaaaatttaaataataaacaaagttttataaaatattacttaaaattttattgttttcaacAGACCAGAACTTAAACCAATGGAAAAGGAAGGCGAAGTAACTCTTCGTTTTCCAGATGTTGAACCATTAAGTCCTCCAATATTACAACTTAATGAAGTCTCCTTTAGTTATATTGGAGGAaatgataattcatatatattcagtTCTGTGAACTTGACTGCTAGTTTACAATCTCGCATTTGTATCGTAGGAGAAAATGGTGCCGGTAAAACTactcttttaaaaatcataacagGTGCATTAAGTCCAACACGAGGTACAGTGCATGTtcatagaaatttgaaatttggatattttagTCAACATCATGTAGATCAATTAGATATGCGCGTATGTCCAGttgaattattacaaaatcattttccaggtatgaatttatttgaaatttatatattattaatattgaaaatttataattctatatttttttatattatttgattatttcagGAAAACCAATTGAAGAATATAGAAGAATGCTTGGAAGTTTTGGAATAAGTGGTAACTTAGCTTTGCAATCTATCAATTCTTTATCTGGAGGACAAAAATCTAGAGTAGCATTTGCATTAATGTGTGCTGCTATGCCAAACTTTTTAGTACTTGATGAACCTACAAATCATTTGGATATTGAATCTATTGAAGCTTTAGGTAAAGCACTAAATGCATGTCAggtaaaaacttttctttttaatttatttgtttctattttaaattatattacaattttttttaataaatctttcagGCAGGTGTTATATTAGTTTCGCATGATGAAAGATTAATTCGCATGGTATGCACTGAACTTTGGGTATGTGCTGAAGGTTCTGTTCGATGCATCGAAGGAGGTTTTGACGAATATCGtaagattattgaaaaagaactcgaaatgtaaaaattattttaattgtattatgaatttttgcattttttcgagttaaattatcgatgtgaaagtttcaattaattcgaagcttgcaagaaaataaaaatatttatttttatattgggataacgaatatttttgatttgtttATCGATGCTGTGGAGATTATAttgtctattttaaataaagctaTGAAAGAGCTATGAAAAATCATtgtttattaacataaaatttgcaaaatagaCTGAGTCTTCGATTTAACAATAGAATTAAGAAAGTTTCACATCGTTTAACTGCcagctaaaataaattatatctaaaagaattctgatatttaatattgtatattagttaataaaaaatcgttgttataaataaagatatataagatTCTATCCTTATTAAAACCGTTCAAAACATTACATTGATATACATGATTTAcatgatcaattatttatgtataaattcagttatttttttaaaaataattttttgtttaatttaacacAGTATAATATACTgcgatttataagaaaaatatataactatgaaaaatactaaaatcGATATGTTATTCTTTATGAACTTAATATGttgaatactttataatatgtaatggttttaatacttttattccgtttttttttgttgatctaaatttttctttcgttgtaatattttaaaaattattcactaatcatacaatataataaatataacaaattattcgtAAACTTTTAATATGCCAAAAAAGTACTGTATTGTCACAATTAACCCCCGGATGATGTGTTTAATGGTACCATTGTATTGGATATAGAAGACATTGGTGGCGCAGGAGCTTGCTGTTTTGCAgctggaatttttaaatattgttattacttttctcttaataaattttaattttgtttattaagaattattaatagtttaacaTGCAATTGGATTTTGAAAAGATGCATCATGCAATATAAGTAACATTAATGctaatgatttaattagtttataaaatatttataatttcttaatgtattttaatatataataaacaatcaaaattaattaagttaatatacaatttatttttcaaacataattttactttgtggaaaaaaaataaatttttcatttatgaaacaaaataaattaattaatctataaaatacaaatataaaaagtaatcaaatatgaaaaattattgttaatagcaaaatatcatacaaaaatgtgataaatatttttaaatatataaatgttctccattttaaattataaaatttacataaacaaTTCTGCAGTATATTGTCTAATATTATGATTCAAGAAAGAATACAATTGATATTGAAGTGTATCATTCTCACCATTTCTGCTACTGTAGATTTTTGTAAATCCTTTAAATGGTTCTGGCGATGGAAAATTTGCAACAGAATGAAACATATCTGCAAATCGAAGctctaaatctaaaatattcacTGTCTGTCCATTGCGCATAGAAGAACTTCTTGTAGGTGGtgttggtggtggtggtggtggtggagccAATCTTTGATGAGTAGGAGTTGGACGatgaggaagaggaggaggtggaggtggTATACATGGAGCACTAACAGTTATTCTAGAAGGTGGTGGTGGTGCTACTCTAGTTGCAGtagtaattgtattattatttgttctagAAGTTGGAGGAGATGGAGGTTTCGCGATTGGAGGTCTAAGTATTCGATTTGTAGGTCTTGGTTGGGTTTCATTTAGGCAATCTTGAGACTGATGAAGAGAAGATGGAGTTGGAGCAAGCACAGGAGGTGATCTAGGTAATCGCATACTTTGTGCTCTTGACACACTTCCTCCAgtagttaaatttaattttttaggagGTGGTGATGGTTTGTGCAATGCAGATGAGGATGTGGAAGGTGGTTTTGGTGCAAGAGTAGGTTTTCCAAATCCTTTAGATGTTTCAGTATTTGAACTACTATAATCTGTAGTATTTTGTCCtgatattgaatttgttttctaaaacattaaacaaaatcttaaaatttatttagacatataatttttaaaatatttttacctgAGCAAATATTTGTGGCTTTTGAGTAGCTGGTGGTGGAACTGGAGGTGGACCTCTTTTTATACTAGGGACAGTTGTTTGACtcaagtttatattatttatattgttagtATTCTTTTCACTTGAAGTCATTCTAGATCCTATAGGTTTCAATTTAGGCATACCACTAGAAAATAATCCACCTAATCCTATAGGTCCTCCATTATTTGCATTAATGCTGCTGTTAACtacattagaattattttccttGATATTCAAGGAAGAAGAGTTTCCTAATTCAGTTTTTACTCtacctaaaataataataattattattatattataaacataatttataaaaaaataaatatattttacaacatACCACTAACTATAGGTGCACTTTTATCTAttgttatagttttttttaaggtTTTTCCAGCTCTAATTGATTGAAGAAGTAAATTTCTATCTTGACTTCCTACATTAGATCCAGATGTATTGAAAATAGGAGGTGGAGGTGGAGGTGGTGCAGGCAtccttatatttaattttgacagaaatatttactatccctgataaaaatatattataaaaacaaaataattaatttaaataaatctcaatcaatttttataaataattaaattattaatagtacaATATACAAAAGCTGAagcatattttataagataagatTAGACTTCCTATACAGAAAACACTACAATTAGGTTagcacaaaaataatttcaatattttcttcaatattttatattcctattgtaagttttataattatttaagaacatatgttaaatgtttatatatgatataataaattataaactatttacctaaaattaaca
This window harbors:
- the LOC108003914 gene encoding uncharacterized protein LOC108003914 isoform X3, coding for MATDIEESDTDDHERPAPPKRQCTRLKATETIWDMEKSSNGKKMEQIQEAENVEYDDVEKQAREKLKRWQACQVAKGYVDNTINKVLENYIMGTSSSYSLEESRFQLFRGNDMEDTAVMMAIRNHGLVQSAELVSQSNAFYSDKAPGYWTNNEYTDLHCFYPANHKSDSGNFENSVATTSTNSLRLNDSKNAEEYNRFDWDLDKIDENDQQENFLERAVAEAIKKKGLSALSVDYG
- the LOC108003914 gene encoding uncharacterized protein LOC108003914 isoform X1, translating into MLRSICIIKSIHNRNDIKSIECKIKIYHYFERKMAKKVDGSDVNFCNEEQNTDLYKIEKMATDIEESDTDDHERPAPPKRQCTRLKATETIWDMEKSSNGKKMEQIQEAENVEYDDVEKQAREKLKRWQACQVAKGYVDNTINKVLENYIMGTSSSYSLEESRFQLFRGNDMEDTAVMMAIRNHGLVQSAELVSQSNAFYSDKAPGYWTNNEYTDLHCFYPANHKSDSGNFENSVATTSTNSLRLNDSKNAEEYNRFDWDLDKIDENDQQENFLERAVAEAIKKKGLSALSVDYG
- the LOC108003914 gene encoding uncharacterized protein LOC108003914 isoform X2 — encoded protein: MEEQNTDLYKIEKMATDIEESDTDDHERPAPPKRQCTRLKATETIWDMEKSSNGKKMEQIQEAENVEYDDVEKQAREKLKRWQACQVAKGYVDNTINKVLENYIMGTSSSYSLEESRFQLFRGNDMEDTAVMMAIRNHGLVQSAELVSQSNAFYSDKAPGYWTNNEYTDLHCFYPANHKSDSGNFENSVATTSTNSLRLNDSKNAEEYNRFDWDLDKIDENDQQENFLERAVAEAIKKKGLSALSVDYG
- the LOC108003912 gene encoding ATP-binding cassette sub-family F member 3 isoform X1 → MAICGEYIRSQFPTIDDDLYQYVEGILDSSKDDFEDGDEVYEAIGEVLHEVAEKTENEVRQICVKLLEMLKGNSNDENVERRKNGVNKVLNAPVHLGTMAATLEAQVEQIKSIWVTTRDDGMKVDAKKLEKAEAKLQQKQEKRSNNELSGRINITSQGIESASASQMTSKKDSRMETKGNVNKIQDIRIENFDIAYGDRILLQGADLTLAFGRRYGLIGRNGLGKTTLLRMISSKQLRIPSHIRVLHVEQEVAGDNTSALESVLECDQERSMLLSKEAELQAMIEKDASKTGDALGEELAKIYEAMQLVEVDKAPARASAILSGLGFSVERQSWPTKAFSGGWRMRLALARALFSRPDLLLLDEPTNMLDIKAILWLEKYLQSWPTTLLVVSHDRNFLDTVPTDILYLRGQKIEAYRGNYEQFSKTKGERERNQQREYEAQQAKRAHVQEFIDRFRYNANRASSVQSKIKMLEKLPELKPMEKEGEVTLRFPDVEPLSPPILQLNEVSFSYIGGNDNSYIFSSVNLTASLQSRICIVGENGAGKTTLLKIITGALSPTRGTVHVHRNLKFGYFSQHHVDQLDMRVCPVELLQNHFPGKPIEEYRRMLGSFGISGNLALQSINSLSGGQKSRVAFALMCAAMPNFLVLDEPTNHLDIESIEALGKALNACQAGVILVSHDERLIRMVCTELWVCAEGSVRCIEGGFDEYRKIIEKELEM
- the LOC108003912 gene encoding ATP-binding cassette sub-family F member 3 isoform X2 — translated: MRQICVKLLEMLKGNSNDENVERRKNGVNKVLNAPVHLGTMAATLEAQVEQIKSIWVTTRDDGMKVDAKKLEKAEAKLQQKQEKRSNNELSGRINITSQGIESASASQMTSKKDSRMETKGNVNKIQDIRIENFDIAYGDRILLQGADLTLAFGRRYGLIGRNGLGKTTLLRMISSKQLRIPSHIRVLHVEQEVAGDNTSALESVLECDQERSMLLSKEAELQAMIEKDASKTGDALGEELAKIYEAMQLVEVDKAPARASAILSGLGFSVERQSWPTKAFSGGWRMRLALARALFSRPDLLLLDEPTNMLDIKAILWLEKYLQSWPTTLLVVSHDRNFLDTVPTDILYLRGQKIEAYRGNYEQFSKTKGERERNQQREYEAQQAKRAHVQEFIDRFRYNANRASSVQSKIKMLEKLPELKPMEKEGEVTLRFPDVEPLSPPILQLNEVSFSYIGGNDNSYIFSSVNLTASLQSRICIVGENGAGKTTLLKIITGALSPTRGTVHVHRNLKFGYFSQHHVDQLDMRVCPVELLQNHFPGKPIEEYRRMLGSFGISGNLALQSINSLSGGQKSRVAFALMCAAMPNFLVLDEPTNHLDIESIEALGKALNACQAGVILVSHDERLIRMVCTELWVCAEGSVRCIEGGFDEYRKIIEKELEM
- the LOC108003913 gene encoding WAS/WASL-interacting protein family member 3, with the translated sequence MPAPPPPPPPIFNTSGSNVGSQDRNLLLQSIRAGKTLKKTITIDKSAPIVSGRVKTELGNSSSLNIKENNSNVVNSSINANNGGPIGLGGLFSSGMPKLKPIGSRMTSSEKNTNNINNINLSQTTVPSIKRGPPPVPPPATQKPQIFAQKTNSISGQNTTDYSSSNTETSKGFGKPTLAPKPPSTSSSALHKPSPPPKKLNLTTGGSVSRAQSMRLPRSPPVLAPTPSSLHQSQDCLNETQPRPTNRILRPPIAKPPSPPTSRTNNNTITTATRVAPPPPSRITVSAPCIPPPPPPLPHRPTPTHQRLAPPPPPPPTPPTRSSSMRNGQTVNILDLELRFADMFHSVANFPSPEPFKGFTKIYSSRNAAKQQAPAPPMSSISNTMVPLNTSSGG